One genomic window of Comamonas serinivorans includes the following:
- the wecB gene encoding non-hydrolyzing UDP-N-acetylglucosamine 2-epimerase — MTHMPPPLSPAVAVVTGTRPEIIKMAPVVHGLQAAGIRVELIHTGQHEEMAWPIYDFFGLTPQHVIQLERNELGLPGLAAQLQTRLAQTLHCLRPAATLVHGDTSSAAMAALAAAFSQIPVGHVEAGLRSHRIDEPFPEEINRSLIGRVARWHFAPTDRARDNLLREHVPGEIAVVGNTVVDAVHYAAAQVRGRAQQGPAMAWWQRSGLTQLVVVTAHRRENWGAPLQDILAAVQALLQRQPLLGVVWPVHLNPVVRDAVQAAHRQAPPDVQRRWHLCQPMDYPEMVELMDASTLLLTDSGGIQEEGLSLGKPILVMREVTERPEVIDCGMGQLVGTDPARIAQACDALLNTPRSLATPPSNPFGDGTTGQQIARLMHHALFATA; from the coding sequence ATGACCCACATGCCTCCCCCTTTGTCGCCCGCCGTTGCGGTCGTGACCGGCACGCGCCCCGAGATCATCAAGATGGCCCCCGTGGTGCACGGCCTGCAGGCCGCCGGCATCCGTGTCGAACTCATCCACACCGGCCAGCACGAAGAAATGGCCTGGCCGATCTACGACTTCTTCGGGCTCACGCCCCAGCACGTGATCCAGCTGGAGCGCAACGAGCTGGGCCTGCCCGGCCTGGCCGCGCAGCTGCAGACGCGCCTGGCGCAGACCCTGCATTGCCTGCGCCCCGCCGCGACGCTGGTGCACGGCGACACCAGCAGCGCGGCCATGGCGGCCCTGGCGGCCGCGTTCAGCCAGATTCCGGTGGGACACGTCGAGGCCGGCCTGCGTTCGCACCGCATCGACGAGCCCTTTCCCGAGGAGATCAACCGCAGCCTGATCGGCCGGGTCGCGCGCTGGCACTTTGCCCCCACCGACCGGGCGCGCGACAACCTGCTGCGCGAGCACGTGCCGGGCGAAATCGCCGTGGTGGGCAACACCGTGGTCGATGCCGTGCACTACGCCGCCGCCCAGGTGCGCGGGCGGGCGCAGCAGGGCCCGGCCATGGCCTGGTGGCAGCGGTCCGGCCTGACGCAGCTGGTGGTGGTCACCGCCCACCGGCGCGAGAACTGGGGCGCCCCGCTGCAAGACATCCTGGCCGCCGTGCAGGCATTGCTGCAACGCCAGCCCCTGCTGGGCGTGGTCTGGCCCGTGCACCTCAACCCCGTCGTGCGCGATGCCGTGCAGGCAGCGCACCGCCAGGCGCCGCCCGATGTGCAGCGGCGCTGGCACCTGTGCCAGCCCATGGACTACCCCGAAATGGTCGAGCTCATGGACGCCAGCACGCTGCTGCTGACCGACTCGGGCGGCATCCAGGAAGAAGGCCTGTCCTTGGGCAAACCCATCCTGGTGATGCGCGAGGTCACCGAACGCCCCGAGGTCATCGACTGTGGCATGGGCCAGCTGGTGGGCACCGACCCCGCCCGCATCGCCCAGGCCTGCGACGCCCTGCTGAACACCCCCCGCTCGCTGGCCACCCCGCCCTCCAACCCGTTTGGCGATGGCACCACCGGCCAGCAGATCGCCCGCCTGATGCACCACGCCCTGTTTGCCACCGCATGA
- the mmsB gene encoding 3-hydroxyisobutyrate dehydrogenase codes for MSTTIAFIGLGNMGGPMAANLVKAGHRVTGFDLSAECVARAKAAGVAIAASAAEAVQGAAVLISMLPASRHVEGLYLGETGILQSVAPNTLIIDCSTIAPASAQKVAQAAGQRGLTMIDAPVSGGTAGAQAGTLTFIVGGDDAALARARPLLEAMGKNIFHMGTAGAGQVAKLCNNMALGVIMAATGEALALGKAHGLDVGALSAMMAVSTSRSWATEVCNPWPGVLPNAPSSKGYVGGFGNDLMLKDLGLAVEAALQTGATIPLGESARNLYAMNSSAGRGGLDFSSVVRLFQKDA; via the coding sequence ATGAGCACCACCATCGCCTTCATTGGCCTGGGCAACATGGGCGGCCCCATGGCCGCCAACCTCGTCAAGGCCGGTCACCGCGTGACCGGCTTCGATCTCAGCGCCGAGTGCGTGGCACGGGCCAAGGCCGCCGGTGTGGCGATCGCGGCCAGCGCGGCCGAGGCGGTGCAGGGCGCGGCCGTGCTGATCAGCATGCTGCCTGCCAGCCGCCATGTTGAGGGGTTGTATCTGGGTGAGACCGGCATCTTGCAATCGGTGGCGCCCAATACCCTCATCATCGATTGCTCGACCATCGCGCCTGCGTCGGCCCAGAAGGTGGCGCAGGCGGCGGGCCAGCGGGGTTTGACCATGATCGACGCCCCCGTCTCGGGTGGCACGGCGGGCGCCCAGGCCGGCACGCTGACCTTCATCGTGGGCGGTGACGATGCGGCCCTGGCCCGCGCGCGCCCGCTGCTCGAGGCGATGGGCAAGAACATCTTCCACATGGGCACCGCCGGCGCAGGCCAGGTGGCCAAGCTGTGCAACAACATGGCCCTGGGCGTGATCATGGCGGCCACGGGCGAAGCGCTGGCCCTGGGCAAGGCCCACGGGCTGGACGTGGGCGCGCTGTCGGCCATGATGGCCGTGAGCACCAGCCGCAGCTGGGCCACCGAGGTGTGCAACCCCTGGCCGGGCGTGCTGCCCAATGCGCCATCCAGCAAGGGGTACGTGGGCGGCTTCGGCAACGACCTGATGCTGAAAGACCTGGGCCTGGCCGTCGAGGCCGCGCTGCAGACCGGGGCGACCATCCCGCTGGGCGAATCGGCACGCAACCTGTACGCGATGAACTCGAGCGCGGGGCGCGGCGGGCTGGATTTCTCCAGCGTGGTGCGTTTGTTCCAGAAGGACGCGTGA
- a CDS encoding CoA-acylating methylmalonate-semialdehyde dehydrogenase translates to MNAPQSASTLAPAVKLLINGQFVDSTTTQWRDVVNPATQQVLARVPMATPDEVQAAVATAKEAFKTWRKTPVGTRARIFLKLQQLIREHMGELAALLTAEQGKTLPDAEGDVFRGLEVVEHAANIGTLQLGELANNVANGVDTYTLMQPLGVCAGITPFNFPAMIPLWMFPMAIATGNTFILKPSEQDPMVTMRLCELALEAGIPPGVLNVVHGGEDVVNAICDHPDIKAISFVGSTKVGTHVYNRASLAGKRVQCMMGAKNHAIVMPDANKEQTLNALAGAAFGAAGQRCMAVSVAVLVGEAQRWIPELVAKAKTLKVSGGTEPGTDVGPLVSCAALARVESLIERGLAEGATLELDGRKPQVDGYAQGNFVGPTIFSGVTPGMGIYEQEIFGPVLCIVAADDIDQAIDFINANPNGNGTAIFTQSGAAARKFQEDIDVGQVGINVPIPVPVPLFSFTGSRASKLGDLGPYGKQVVLFYTQTKTVTARWFDDSTTSHGVNTTISLK, encoded by the coding sequence ATGAACGCCCCCCAATCGGCCAGCACGCTGGCGCCCGCCGTCAAGCTGCTCATCAACGGCCAGTTCGTCGATTCGACCACCACCCAGTGGCGCGATGTGGTGAACCCCGCCACGCAGCAGGTGCTGGCCCGTGTGCCCATGGCCACGCCGGACGAGGTGCAGGCCGCCGTCGCAACGGCCAAAGAGGCGTTCAAGACCTGGCGCAAGACGCCGGTCGGCACGCGTGCGCGCATCTTCCTGAAGCTGCAGCAGCTGATCCGCGAGCACATGGGCGAGCTGGCCGCGCTGCTGACGGCCGAGCAGGGCAAGACGCTGCCCGACGCCGAAGGCGACGTGTTCCGTGGCCTGGAGGTGGTGGAGCACGCCGCCAACATCGGCACGCTGCAGCTGGGCGAGCTGGCCAACAACGTGGCCAATGGCGTCGACACCTACACGCTGATGCAGCCGCTGGGCGTGTGCGCCGGCATCACGCCGTTCAACTTCCCGGCCATGATCCCGCTGTGGATGTTCCCCATGGCGATTGCCACCGGCAACACCTTCATCCTCAAGCCGTCCGAGCAAGACCCCATGGTCACCATGCGCCTGTGCGAGCTGGCGCTCGAGGCCGGCATCCCGCCCGGGGTGCTGAACGTGGTGCACGGCGGCGAAGACGTGGTCAACGCCATCTGCGACCACCCGGACATCAAGGCCATCAGCTTCGTCGGCTCGACCAAGGTGGGCACGCACGTCTACAACCGGGCCAGCCTGGCGGGCAAGCGCGTGCAATGCATGATGGGCGCGAAGAACCACGCCATCGTCATGCCCGACGCCAACAAGGAGCAGACCCTGAACGCGCTGGCCGGCGCTGCGTTCGGCGCCGCGGGGCAGCGCTGCATGGCGGTGTCGGTGGCCGTGCTGGTGGGCGAGGCGCAGCGCTGGATTCCCGAACTCGTGGCCAAGGCCAAGACCCTGAAGGTGAGCGGGGGTACCGAGCCCGGCACCGATGTGGGCCCGCTCGTCAGCTGCGCGGCGCTGGCCCGCGTCGAAAGCCTGATCGAGCGCGGCCTGGCCGAAGGCGCCACGCTGGAGCTCGACGGCCGCAAGCCCCAGGTCGACGGCTACGCGCAGGGCAATTTCGTCGGCCCCACCATCTTCAGCGGCGTGACGCCCGGCATGGGCATTTACGAGCAGGAGATCTTCGGCCCGGTGCTGTGCATCGTCGCGGCCGACGACATCGACCAGGCCATAGACTTCATCAACGCCAACCCCAACGGCAATGGCACGGCCATCTTCACGCAGTCGGGTGCGGCGGCCCGCAAGTTCCAGGAGGACATCGACGTGGGCCAGGTCGGCATCAACGTGCCGATTCCGGTGCCGGTGCCGCTGTTCTCGTTCACGGGCAGCCGCGCGTCCAAGCTGGGCGACCTGGGGCCGTACGGCAAGCAGGTCGTGCTGTTCTACACCCAGACCAAGACCGTCACGGCGCGCTGGTTCGACGACAGCACCACCAGCCACGGCGTCAACACGACGATTTCGCTCAAGTGA
- a CDS encoding YaiO family outer membrane beta-barrel protein, translating into MAAALACAAPAVLAQTPAAQIPAAPDAAASAPEAPLRGRVDLGLSGARLTAGESNWFDQYARGFVVVKPGTTVNWDLNHERHFGERGTVGALALTQDLSPRWYALAGMSFGSASFQAKRRVDLGLYRKWGADQRWVTGLVYMNSRSNDDIHRDQGLTASLAYHAPRNWVAEGGLVFNRSNPGSVTGTRGFVALTQGREKSHYLVLRLDHGKEAYLPEAALQSPSQGNVAFNSTEATLQWRQWVGPRWGYTASVQHYRNPYYRRHGIAMGLFFDF; encoded by the coding sequence TTGGCTGCAGCCCTCGCCTGCGCCGCCCCAGCCGTCCTGGCCCAGACCCCAGCGGCCCAGATCCCGGCGGCGCCCGATGCCGCCGCCTCTGCGCCCGAGGCCCCTCTGCGCGGCCGCGTCGACCTGGGCCTGTCCGGCGCCCGACTGACGGCGGGCGAAAGCAACTGGTTTGACCAGTACGCCCGCGGCTTCGTTGTGGTGAAGCCTGGTACCACCGTGAACTGGGACCTGAACCACGAACGCCACTTCGGCGAGCGCGGCACCGTGGGCGCACTGGCGCTCACCCAAGACCTCAGCCCCCGCTGGTACGCCCTGGCCGGCATGAGCTTCGGCTCCGCCAGCTTCCAGGCCAAACGCCGCGTCGACCTGGGGCTGTACCGCAAATGGGGTGCCGACCAGCGCTGGGTGACCGGGCTGGTCTACATGAACAGCCGCAGCAACGACGACATCCACCGCGACCAGGGCCTGACCGCCTCGCTGGCCTACCACGCCCCGCGCAACTGGGTCGCCGAGGGCGGCCTGGTGTTCAACCGCTCCAACCCCGGCTCGGTGACCGGCACGCGCGGCTTCGTTGCCCTGACGCAGGGCCGCGAAAAATCACACTACCTGGTGCTGCGCCTGGACCACGGCAAGGAAGCCTATCTGCCCGAGGCCGCGCTGCAGTCGCCCAGCCAGGGCAACGTGGCCTTCAACTCCACCGAGGCCACGCTGCAGTGGCGCCAGTGGGTTGGCCCCCGCTGGGGTTACACGGCCAGCGTGCAGCACTACCGCAACCCCTACTACCGGCGCCATGGCATCGCCATGGGCCTGTTCTTCGACTTCTGA
- a CDS encoding MOSC domain-containing protein encodes MHTQVFAVHRDSEHRFSKTTVPFIELLKGLGVQGDAHADTTVQHRSRVKANPDQPNLRQVHVISASLLAHVAEQGFSVQPGQLGENITLSDAPGLDWRAMISLPLHTELHFASGAVVQLTGLRNPCVQIDQFEKGLFAAMLDKDAQGQLVRKTGVMGVVLRGGAVQAGDAVHAVLPAEPHQALERV; translated from the coding sequence ATGCACACTCAAGTTTTCGCCGTGCACCGCGACAGCGAACACCGCTTCAGCAAAACCACAGTGCCCTTCATTGAGCTCCTGAAAGGCCTGGGCGTGCAAGGTGACGCGCATGCAGATACCACCGTGCAGCACCGCTCGCGCGTCAAGGCCAATCCTGATCAGCCCAATCTGCGGCAAGTGCATGTGATCAGCGCATCTTTGCTTGCCCACGTGGCCGAGCAAGGTTTCAGCGTGCAGCCTGGTCAATTGGGCGAAAACATCACGCTAAGCGATGCACCGGGTTTGGACTGGCGAGCCATGATCAGCTTGCCGCTGCACACGGAACTGCACTTTGCCAGCGGCGCCGTGGTGCAGCTGACTGGCCTGCGCAACCCCTGCGTGCAGATTGACCAATTCGAGAAAGGCCTGTTTGCCGCCATGCTGGACAAGGATGCACAAGGTCAGCTGGTGCGCAAAACCGGCGTGATGGGCGTGGTGCTTCGGGGCGGGGCTGTGCAAGCAGGTGACGCTGTGCATGCGGTGCTGCCGGCAGAACCACATCAAGCCCTGGAGCGCGTGTAG
- a CDS encoding Dyp-type peroxidase has product MSFHTQATTHEPNHNAMFMVWVLKAGVDAKPAFRALCALVENLNNSAAARFPGTQASCVLGIGHRAWQALALPQPQPRELVEFTPIAGDRHTAVATPGDLHLHLRGADFSLCVDMAMQIRQRLQAVADCVVQVSGFRYWDGRSILGFVDGTENPQGDERDFFAQVGPEDAAYEGGSYLFVQKYIHDMTAWRALPVAEQENVIGRSKADDIEMDDDTKPSNSHSALSNVGDDRKIVRDNLPFVDDATQEIGTYFIGYASTFGTVRDMLEAMFIGKPAGNSDRILDFSRAVTGSLFFVPTLDMLGEFAE; this is encoded by the coding sequence ATGAGTTTCCACACCCAAGCCACCACGCACGAACCCAACCACAACGCGATGTTCATGGTCTGGGTGCTCAAAGCCGGCGTGGACGCCAAGCCGGCGTTTCGGGCGCTGTGCGCCCTGGTCGAGAACCTGAACAACTCGGCCGCCGCGCGGTTTCCGGGCACACAGGCCAGCTGTGTGCTGGGCATCGGCCATCGCGCCTGGCAGGCCCTGGCCCTGCCGCAGCCGCAGCCGCGCGAGCTGGTCGAGTTCACCCCCATCGCCGGCGACCGGCACACGGCCGTGGCCACGCCCGGTGACCTGCACCTGCACCTGCGGGGCGCCGATTTCAGCCTGTGTGTGGACATGGCGATGCAGATCCGCCAGCGGCTGCAGGCGGTGGCCGACTGCGTGGTGCAGGTGTCGGGCTTTCGCTACTGGGATGGCCGCTCCATCCTCGGGTTTGTCGACGGCACCGAAAACCCGCAGGGGGATGAGCGCGATTTCTTCGCCCAGGTGGGGCCCGAGGACGCCGCCTATGAAGGCGGCAGCTACCTGTTCGTGCAGAAGTACATCCACGACATGACCGCCTGGCGAGCCCTGCCCGTGGCCGAGCAGGAAAACGTCATCGGCCGCAGCAAGGCCGACGACATCGAGATGGACGACGACACCAAGCCCAGCAACTCGCACAGCGCGCTGTCCAACGTGGGCGACGACCGGAAGATCGTGCGCGACAACCTGCCATTCGTCGACGATGCCACGCAAGAGATCGGCACCTATTTCATCGGCTACGCCAGCACCTTCGGCACCGTGCGCGACATGCTCGAGGCCATGTTCATCGGCAAGCCGGCCGGCAACTCGGACCGCATCCTGGACTTCAGCCGCGCCGTGACCGGCAGCCTGTTCTTTGTGCCCACGCTGGATATGCTGGGGGAGTTTGCCGAGTGA
- a CDS encoding nucleotidyltransferase family protein, whose product MEPPESLTGSAPGDRALSGPAAMSADDVLRLVRRNPVNAALPQCHLVAGCVFQAVWNARSGRAVDWGVRDHDVFYFDAADVSWAAEDAVIRQAERAFADLPARIEVRNQARVHLWYRQRFGGGYPQLSSAREGIDRYLVACTCMGVDAATGALYTPNGLDELVQGVLRLNPLTPQPELFAAKADSYRTRWPWLRLAA is encoded by the coding sequence ATGGAACCGCCTGAATCGCTGACGGGGTCTGCTCCGGGCGACCGCGCCCTGAGCGGCCCCGCAGCGATGAGCGCCGACGACGTGCTGCGCCTGGTGCGGCGCAACCCCGTCAACGCGGCCCTGCCGCAATGCCACCTGGTGGCGGGCTGCGTGTTCCAGGCCGTCTGGAATGCGCGCTCGGGTCGCGCGGTGGACTGGGGCGTGCGCGACCACGACGTGTTCTATTTCGACGCGGCCGATGTGAGCTGGGCGGCCGAAGACGCGGTGATTCGGCAGGCCGAGCGCGCGTTCGCCGATCTGCCAGCCCGCATCGAGGTGCGCAACCAGGCGCGTGTGCACCTGTGGTATCGCCAGCGCTTCGGGGGCGGCTACCCGCAGCTCTCGTCGGCGCGTGAGGGCATCGACCGCTACCTCGTCGCCTGCACCTGCATGGGCGTGGACGCGGCCACGGGCGCGCTGTACACGCCGAACGGCCTGGATGAGCTGGTCCAGGGGGTGCTGCGCCTCAACCCGCTGACGCCGCAACCCGAGCTGTTCGCGGCCAAGGCCGACAGCTACCGCACGCGCTGGCCATGGCTGCGTCTTGCGGCGTGA
- a CDS encoding TfoX/Sxy family protein — protein MPSPPLSPETLRLMDAVREALSTRHDVDERRMFGVDCFFVAGKLCLGVKHGELLVRLPPERHDEFLEMPGTRALSPGGGMTGYIWVEPDGFATRAQWQLWLREALAYNPRAKASPRRKPAARRESFQPDEPGAKSTPTRRKST, from the coding sequence ATGCCCAGCCCCCCGTTGTCGCCCGAAACCCTGCGGCTCATGGACGCCGTGCGCGAGGCCTTGAGCACGCGCCACGATGTCGACGAGCGCCGCATGTTTGGCGTGGACTGCTTTTTCGTCGCTGGCAAGCTCTGCCTGGGCGTGAAGCATGGCGAGCTGCTGGTGCGCCTGCCACCCGAACGCCATGACGAATTCCTCGAGATGCCGGGCACGCGTGCGTTGTCGCCCGGGGGCGGCATGACGGGCTACATCTGGGTCGAGCCCGATGGTTTTGCCACGCGGGCCCAATGGCAGCTGTGGCTGCGCGAAGCGCTGGCCTACAACCCGCGCGCCAAGGCATCCCCCCGGCGCAAACCGGCGGCCCGGCGCGAGTCCTTCCAACCCGATGAGCCTGGCGCCAAGTCCACGCCCACGCGCCGCAAATCCACTTGA
- a CDS encoding acyl-CoA dehydrogenase family protein codes for MDFELSEDQRAFAQTAREFAQAELAPHAAEWDREGHFPKAVIAQAGALGFCGLYAPERIGGLALPRLDATLVFEEMAAVDPSTTAFITIHNMATWMLGSWGTDAACAEWGELLTSGRKLASYCLTEPSAGSDAASLKTRAERVGDAYVINGSKAFISGAGATDVLVLMARTGDAQSGSAGVSAFVVPADAPGIAYGKKEEKMGWNSQPTRVISFDNVRIPAHNLLGQEGEGFKIAMKGLDGGRINIATCSVGAAQGALTQAQQYMQERQQFGKAIASFQALQFKLADMATELVAARQMVRLAASKLDAGARDASTYCAMAKRFATDAGFQVCNEALQLHGGYGYLRDFPLERLLRDARVHQILEGTNEIMRVIIARRMLDGDAPEAIR; via the coding sequence ATGGATTTTGAATTGAGCGAGGACCAGCGCGCGTTCGCCCAGACGGCGCGCGAGTTTGCCCAGGCCGAGCTGGCGCCGCACGCGGCGGAGTGGGACCGTGAAGGGCACTTTCCCAAGGCGGTGATCGCCCAAGCCGGGGCCTTGGGGTTCTGCGGGCTGTATGCGCCCGAGCGCATCGGCGGCCTGGCCTTGCCGCGGCTGGATGCCACGCTGGTGTTCGAGGAAATGGCGGCCGTGGACCCCAGCACCACGGCCTTCATCACCATCCACAACATGGCGACCTGGATGCTCGGCAGCTGGGGCACCGACGCCGCCTGCGCCGAATGGGGCGAGCTGCTGACCAGCGGCCGCAAGCTGGCCAGTTATTGCCTGACCGAGCCCAGTGCGGGCTCGGACGCGGCCTCGCTCAAGACGCGTGCCGAGCGGGTGGGCGATGCGTACGTCATCAACGGCAGCAAGGCCTTCATCAGCGGCGCAGGCGCGACCGACGTGCTGGTGCTGATGGCGCGCACGGGCGACGCGCAGTCCGGCTCGGCCGGGGTGTCGGCCTTCGTCGTGCCGGCCGACGCGCCCGGCATCGCCTATGGCAAGAAGGAAGAGAAGATGGGCTGGAACAGCCAGCCCACGCGGGTCATCAGCTTCGACAACGTGCGCATCCCCGCGCACAACCTGCTGGGCCAGGAGGGCGAAGGCTTCAAGATCGCCATGAAGGGCCTGGACGGCGGGCGCATCAACATCGCCACCTGCTCGGTTGGCGCGGCGCAAGGGGCCCTGACCCAGGCCCAGCAGTACATGCAGGAGCGCCAGCAGTTCGGCAAGGCCATCGCCAGCTTTCAGGCGCTGCAGTTCAAGCTGGCCGACATGGCGACCGAGCTCGTCGCCGCGCGGCAGATGGTGCGCCTGGCCGCCAGCAAGCTGGACGCCGGCGCGCGCGATGCCAGCACCTACTGCGCCATGGCCAAGCGCTTTGCCACCGACGCCGGCTTCCAGGTCTGCAACGAGGCGCTGCAGCTGCATGGCGGCTACGGCTACCTGCGCGACTTTCCGCTCGAGCGCCTGCTGCGCGACGCGCGCGTGCACCAGATCCTGGAAGGCACGAATGAAATCATGCGGGTCATCATCGCGCGCCGCATGCTCGATGGCGATGCGCCCGAGGCGATTCGCTGA
- a CDS encoding GNAT family N-acetyltransferase, producing the protein MTHTVEHEEANAKGAFFMQHAGQRVAEMTYSRTNASMVIVDHTDVDESLRGQGAGRRLLDALVAWARATHTRVLPLCPYAKAQFDKDASIRDVLV; encoded by the coding sequence ATGACCCACACCGTCGAACACGAAGAGGCCAACGCCAAGGGCGCGTTTTTCATGCAGCACGCTGGCCAGCGGGTGGCCGAGATGACCTACAGCCGCACCAACGCCAGCATGGTGATCGTGGACCACACCGACGTGGACGAGTCGCTGCGGGGGCAGGGCGCGGGCCGTCGGTTGCTGGATGCCTTGGTGGCCTGGGCCAGGGCCACGCACACCCGGGTGCTGCCGCTGTGCCCCTACGCCAAGGCGCAATTCGACAAGGACGCGTCCATCCGCGATGTGCTGGTGTGA
- a CDS encoding acyl-CoA synthetase → MSTPHNRQTLGDLLRRSAKRMPDKLAVRCGQTDWTFAEFDRVSDRLAAGLAGLNVQLGDRVAVLARNSHAFVALRFALARLGAVIVPINYMLNASEVRYILDHAGATVLCVDTEMAAVGREASQGTAVREWVWLPSEGPSAPVADARRFEDLLLEAAPPARELDGRQVAQIIYTSGTESAPKGALLTHEAVIAEYVTCLVDAEIHERDTLLHALPLYHCAQLDAFFGPAVYVGATSVITAKPTPDNLLALITANGINSFFAPPTVWISLLRSPLFDQTDLSRLAKGYYGASIMPVEVLKELQRRAPQLRLWNLYGQTEIAPVATVLRPEDQMRKAGSAGKPGLNIETRLVDDDMNDVPQGEVGEIVHRSPQLLTGYYNAPEQTAKAFAGGWFHSGDLGVMDAEGYLTVVDRKKDMIKTGGENVSSREVEEAIYTIPGVSEVAVIGLPHERWIEMVTAVIVAKEGAVLSEDGLLAACRERLATYKVPKRIILTDALPKNPSGKLLKRELRKQWA, encoded by the coding sequence ATGAGCACACCCCACAACCGCCAGACCCTGGGCGACCTGCTGCGACGCAGCGCCAAGCGCATGCCGGACAAACTCGCCGTCCGCTGCGGCCAGACCGATTGGACCTTTGCCGAGTTTGACCGCGTGAGCGACCGGCTGGCGGCCGGACTGGCCGGCCTGAACGTGCAGCTGGGCGACCGCGTGGCCGTGCTGGCGCGCAACTCGCACGCCTTCGTGGCGCTGCGCTTTGCGCTGGCGCGGCTGGGCGCCGTCATCGTGCCCATCAACTACATGCTGAACGCGAGCGAGGTGCGCTACATCCTCGACCACGCGGGCGCCACCGTGCTGTGCGTGGACACCGAGATGGCGGCCGTGGGCCGCGAGGCCAGCCAGGGCACCGCGGTGCGCGAGTGGGTGTGGCTGCCTTCTGAAGGGCCCAGCGCGCCCGTGGCCGACGCCCGGCGCTTCGAGGACCTGCTGCTGGAGGCCGCGCCGCCGGCCCGCGAGTTGGACGGCCGCCAGGTGGCGCAGATCATCTACACCAGCGGCACCGAGTCGGCCCCCAAGGGGGCGCTGCTGACGCACGAGGCGGTGATCGCCGAATACGTCACCTGCCTGGTCGATGCCGAGATCCACGAGCGTGACACGCTGCTGCACGCGCTGCCGCTGTACCACTGCGCCCAGCTCGACGCCTTCTTCGGCCCGGCCGTGTACGTGGGTGCCACCAGCGTCATCACGGCCAAGCCGACGCCGGACAACCTGCTGGCGCTGATCACGGCCAACGGCATCAACTCGTTCTTTGCGCCGCCCACGGTGTGGATTTCGCTGTTGCGCTCGCCGCTGTTCGACCAGACCGACCTGAGCCGCCTGGCCAAGGGCTACTACGGCGCGTCCATCATGCCGGTGGAGGTGCTCAAGGAGCTGCAGCGCCGCGCGCCGCAGCTGCGGCTGTGGAACCTCTACGGCCAGACCGAGATCGCGCCCGTGGCCACGGTGCTGCGGCCCGAAGACCAGATGCGCAAGGCCGGCTCGGCGGGCAAGCCGGGGCTGAACATCGAAACCCGGCTGGTGGACGACGACATGAACGACGTGCCGCAGGGCGAGGTGGGCGAGATCGTGCACCGGTCGCCGCAGCTGTTGACGGGCTACTACAACGCGCCCGAGCAGACGGCCAAGGCGTTCGCGGGCGGCTGGTTCCACAGCGGCGACCTGGGTGTGATGGATGCCGAGGGCTACCTCACCGTGGTCGACCGCAAGAAGGACATGATCAAGACCGGGGGCGAGAACGTCTCCAGCCGCGAGGTGGAGGAGGCGATCTACACCATCCCCGGTGTGTCCGAGGTGGCCGTGATCGGCTTGCCGCACGAGCGCTGGATCGAGATGGTGACGGCGGTCATCGTCGCCAAGGAGGGCGCCGTGCTGAGCGAGGACGGGCTGCTGGCCGCCTGCCGCGAGCGCCTGGCGACCTACAAGGTGCCCAAGCGCATCATCTTGACCGATGCCTTGCCCAAGAACCCCAGCGGCAAGCTGCTCAAGCGCGAGCTGCGCAAGCAGTGGGCATGA